The genomic stretch CAACGGCGGCGTGGCCGATCTTTACACCATTCTCGCCATGGCGCCGGACGGGCCGAGCTGGTTTCTTGTCGAACGCGGCACGCCCGGGTTCGAAGCCAACAAGCATGAGGACAAGTACGGCATCCGGCTTTCCAACACAGCCGGACTCTCTCTCGACGAAGTTTTTGTGCCTGCGGAAAACCTGATCGGCGAAAAGGAAGGCCAGGGGCTTTTGCAGGCCCAGGCCGTGTTCGGCTACACGCGGCTGATGGTGGCGGCGTTCGGGCTCGGAGCGGGCGAGGAAGCCATTGAAACCGCGATCCGCTACAGCCAGCAGCGCATACAGGGCGGCGGGCCGCTCTCGCAGAAACAGGGCTATACGCACAAGCTGATCGTGCCGCACGAGGTTAAATTCGAGGCGGCGCGCGCTTATATTGACCATGTGGCACGGCGGCTCGACACTGACGCGCACGGCCTGCAGACCGAAGGCGCGATCGCCAAATATTACGCCACCGAAGCCGGCAACCGCGCGGCCGAAGACGCCATTCAGGCGCTCGGCGGTTACGGCTACACCAAGGATTTCCCCGTTGAAAAAATCAAGCGGGACGTGAAGATCACCTGCATCTACGAAGGCACCAACGAAATAATGGAAATGACCATCTACCGCGGACGCTGGCAGGAGCATCTGAAAAGCCGCGGCGCGTATTACGCCGCACTGGGCGCGAAGACGGACGCGCTGCACGCGGCAGCGCCCGACGTGGGTGCTGACAGCGCGGCGCTGGGGCTTAAATCGCTCGCCGTAATACTGGAACAGTGCCGCGAACAGAAACTGACCCGCCAGCAGTACACCACGTTCAAGCTGGGAGAACTGATCGCCAAAGCTGAAGTCGCCATGGTGTTCTCCGAAAGCGCGGCGGACAAAAACTACGGCGAAGGCGTGAAAGTTGACCGCGACACGCTCAGGGCGATGGCGCGGGTCTGCGCCCGGGAAACCGCGTTCGAGATCGCGCTTGAAGGCATGAAGCTGGTGCTCGGCGGCGGAACCGGCAGCGCGGCGACACTCGCGCAGGCCGTCAACCTTACGGTCATTGAAGACCTCCAGCGCGGCATTATCGCCGATAAAGACCTTATCGCCGCCAAACTCAACGAAGTTTACAGAGCCAAATAACGGAGATATTACCATGCGAATCGCTGTCTGCATAAAACAGGTGCCGGATTCTACCCAGGTTAAGGTGGACCCCAAGACCGGAACGCTTATCCGGGCCGGGGTGCCGAGCATTTTAAATCCCTACGACCACTGCGCGCTGGAAGCGGCGCTTAAACTCAAAGAGGAAACGGGCGCGGAAGTGGTGGTTGTTTCGATGGGCCCGCCTCAGGCGGAGGAAGTGGTGCGGCTGGCGCTCGCGCTGGGCGCTGACCGCGGCGTTCTGCTGTCGGACCGGGCATTCGCCGGCTCGGACACATGGGCCACCTCCTACGCGCTGTCACAGGCGATAAGGCATATCGGCGAAGTGGACCTTATTCTGTGCGGCGTCATGGCCATTGACGGCGACACCGCCCAGACCGGGCCCGGCATCGCCTGCCAGCTGGGCATCCCGCAGATCACTTTCTGCGACGCCATCGAGCCGCTTAAAACCGGCCGCATCCGCGCGCGCCGCCTCATCGAAGGCGGGCACGAAACGGTGGAAACCGCGTTGCCCGCGCTGGCCACCAT from Elusimicrobiaceae bacterium encodes the following:
- a CDS encoding acyl-CoA dehydrogenase family protein — protein: MAIDTVSRNLMLESLKKYAERRLPYDTIRELDCANQFPAEILREMYDPGILGVHLLLIPREHGGLGGSTVDIYRVCHALARIDLGVATSVFATFLGSDPLRVGGTPAQQAKWMTRIARQQMLVAYGATEADAGSDLVNLRTRAERVMKDGKLSGYRLTGNKQWISNGGVADLYTILAMAPDGPSWFLVERGTPGFEANKHEDKYGIRLSNTAGLSLDEVFVPAENLIGEKEGQGLLQAQAVFGYTRLMVAAFGLGAGEEAIETAIRYSQQRIQGGGPLSQKQGYTHKLIVPHEVKFEAARAYIDHVARRLDTDAHGLQTEGAIAKYYATEAGNRAAEDAIQALGGYGYTKDFPVEKIKRDVKITCIYEGTNEIMEMTIYRGRWQEHLKSRGAYYAALGAKTDALHAAAPDVGADSAALGLKSLAVILEQCREQKLTRQQYTTFKLGELIAKAEVAMVFSESAADKNYGEGVKVDRDTLRAMARVCARETAFEIALEGMKLVLGGGTGSAATLAQAVNLTVIEDLQRGIIADKDLIAAKLNEVYRAK
- a CDS encoding electron transfer flavoprotein subunit beta/FixA family protein encodes the protein MRIAVCIKQVPDSTQVKVDPKTGTLIRAGVPSILNPYDHCALEAALKLKEETGAEVVVVSMGPPQAEEVVRLALALGADRGVLLSDRAFAGSDTWATSYALSQAIRHIGEVDLILCGVMAIDGDTAQTGPGIACQLGIPQITFCDAIEPLKTGRIRARRLIEGGHETVETALPALATMHLPHDYQPAYPSFPQADAAQAKPYEVWTAADIHADSKLLGLNGSPTRVDRVYAPPARERGQVSSGGTAELVARLVEILKQESVVK